One genomic window of Halorhabdus sp. CBA1104 includes the following:
- a CDS encoding 2,3,4,5-tetrahydropyridine-2,6-dicarboxylate N-succinyltransferase — translation MSLQADVETLWERSDDLAPADLTEDQQATLDRFLEALEAGQIRAAEKRDGTWEANAWVKQGILLNFALRETQPREYGDVTYHDVLPLRETADLGDRGTRNTPDGTVIRRGAYVGRDAILMSPAFVNIGANVGDGTLVDSNDVVGSCAQIGADVKLGANTVIGGVLEPVEDAPVIVEDGVALGAGSRVTSGFVVGENSVVGENTLLSPRIPVYDLVDEVIIYGELPPERRAFQRFVESSIGEHDLFDGGAFKPAVVATHVEEETLEGAEREDALRE, via the coding sequence ATGAGTCTGCAAGCCGACGTCGAGACGCTCTGGGAGCGATCGGACGACCTCGCCCCAGCGGACCTCACCGAAGACCAGCAGGCCACCCTCGACCGGTTTCTTGAAGCGTTGGAAGCCGGCCAGATTCGAGCCGCCGAGAAACGCGACGGGACCTGGGAAGCAAACGCCTGGGTGAAGCAGGGTATCCTGCTCAACTTCGCTTTGCGCGAGACACAGCCCCGCGAGTACGGCGACGTGACGTATCACGATGTCCTTCCCCTCCGTGAGACGGCCGATCTCGGCGACCGTGGAACGCGAAACACGCCCGACGGGACGGTTATCCGACGCGGTGCCTACGTGGGTAGGGACGCGATCTTGATGAGCCCCGCCTTCGTCAATATCGGCGCCAACGTCGGCGACGGGACCTTGGTCGACTCCAACGATGTCGTTGGCTCGTGTGCCCAGATCGGCGCGGACGTGAAACTCGGTGCCAACACCGTCATCGGCGGCGTCCTCGAACCGGTCGAGGACGCGCCGGTAATCGTCGAGGACGGCGTCGCACTCGGGGCGGGGAGTCGCGTCACCTCGGGGTTCGTCGTCGGTGAGAATTCGGTGGTCGGCGAGAACACGCTGTTGTCGCCCCGCATTCCCGTGTACGATCTTGTCGATGAAGTGATCATCTACGGCGAGCTGCCACCGGAACGGCGAGCGTTCCAGCGCTTCGTCGAGTCTTCGATCGGCGAGCACGATCTGTTCGACGGTGGGGCGTTCAAGCCGGCAGTCGTCGCGACGCACGTCGAAGAAGAGACCCTAGAGGGTGCCGAGCGCGAGGACGCGTTGCGGGAGTAA
- a CDS encoding nicotinate phosphoribosyltransferase: MTEESPFDIVPSSAIASGRGTDAYFDRTMEALEHAGKDPTVVAEVSADQFPTGEWSVLAGLKDAAHLLEGHPVDVDALPEGQLFDHGPVMRIEGRYRAFAQLETALLGFLSHPTGVATNALRARLAAPDATVLSFGSRHVHPSLGAMIERSALLGGLDGISNVAAGDVIGREAGGTMPHALVICFGPGNQEAAWQAFDEAVGPDVPRVALCDTYSDEVDEALRAVEAIDDLDSIRLDTTSSRRGDFRRIVQEVRWELEARGHDDVDIFLSGGLDPETLWDLRDVADGFGVGGYVSNADPKDFALDIVDIEGEPVAKRGKLSGKKAVYRTPDGGHEVGLAGRAGPADGQSLLEPLLRDGEILRDFDLEAASRRAQADAETVDFGLDV; this comes from the coding sequence ATGACCGAAGAGTCGCCGTTCGACATCGTGCCCTCGTCGGCGATCGCGTCGGGTCGAGGGACGGACGCTTACTTCGACCGGACCATGGAAGCTCTCGAACACGCTGGCAAGGATCCCACCGTCGTCGCGGAGGTCTCGGCCGACCAGTTCCCGACCGGCGAGTGGTCGGTGCTGGCTGGACTGAAAGATGCAGCCCACTTGCTCGAAGGCCATCCTGTCGACGTCGATGCCTTGCCCGAGGGCCAGCTGTTCGATCACGGGCCAGTCATGCGCATCGAGGGGCGGTATCGGGCATTTGCCCAGTTAGAGACCGCCCTGCTGGGCTTTCTCTCACATCCGACCGGTGTCGCAACCAACGCCTTACGTGCCCGGCTGGCTGCGCCCGACGCGACCGTCTTGAGCTTCGGCTCTCGGCACGTCCATCCCTCGTTGGGGGCGATGATCGAGCGCAGCGCCCTGCTCGGTGGCCTCGATGGCATCTCGAACGTTGCCGCCGGTGACGTGATCGGACGCGAGGCCGGTGGGACGATGCCACACGCGCTGGTGATCTGTTTCGGGCCGGGCAACCAGGAAGCCGCCTGGCAAGCCTTCGACGAGGCAGTCGGCCCAGACGTGCCACGAGTGGCACTGTGTGACACCTACAGTGATGAAGTCGACGAAGCGCTGCGGGCCGTCGAAGCTATCGACGACCTCGATAGCATCCGGCTGGACACGACCAGTTCCCGACGGGGTGACTTCCGGCGAATCGTCCAGGAAGTGCGCTGGGAACTTGAGGCCCGCGGTCACGACGACGTCGACATCTTCCTCAGTGGTGGCCTAGACCCCGAGACGTTGTGGGACCTCCGTGACGTCGCCGATGGCTTCGGTGTCGGCGGCTACGTCAGCAATGCCGACCCGAAGGACTTCGCGCTGGATATCGTCGACATCGAGGGCGAGCCCGTCGCCAAACGCGGGAAACTCTCGGGGAAAAAGGCCGTCTACCGGACGCCCGATGGCGGCCACGAGGTCGGGCTCGCAGGCCGGGCCGGTCCGGCCGACGGCCAATCCCTGCTCGAACCACTCCTCCGGGACGGTGAGATCCTCAGAGACTTCGACCTCGAGGCGGCCAGCCGCCGCGCCCAGGCAGACGCCGAGACGGTCGATTTCGGCCTCGATGTCTGA
- the lysA gene encoding diaminopimelate decarboxylase, with protein MSHSPPVRRLSEWDHDRLLDLAADHETPLYVLDPGRVQANYRRFDAAFPDAEVMYAAKAHTGRAVLSALLDVGADVECAARGELQRAIEAGADPNTLQYTAVNPPAEDLDYAVDLAEDYPGLTITGGAEDTFDRLEARGYDGRVAIRVNPGIGTGHHEKVATGKDAKFGIPYDRVPQLAADLRDRFDLVGIHAHVGSGVLTDEVDDHARALGTVADLARDVGDSDLEFVDFGGGFGVPYREDEPPLDIEAVAETVRESIGDLEATVKFEPGRYVVADAALILTTVNTIKETAEATVVGVDASLSTLIRPAMFDSYHPIRNISDPDREPAPASIGGPCCTSADVFATDRPVARPERGDVLAIGNAGAYGYELANNFHSQPRPAEVAIDGESARVVRRRETMADVTRVEDQASGAPESERE; from the coding sequence ATGAGTCACTCACCGCCAGTCCGTCGACTTTCCGAGTGGGACCACGACCGCTTGCTCGATCTCGCTGCCGACCACGAGACGCCCCTGTACGTCCTCGATCCCGGCCGTGTTCAGGCAAACTACCGTCGTTTCGATGCCGCATTTCCCGATGCCGAGGTAATGTACGCCGCCAAGGCCCACACCGGGCGGGCCGTTCTCTCGGCGCTGCTTGACGTCGGTGCCGACGTCGAGTGTGCCGCTCGCGGCGAACTACAGCGGGCGATCGAAGCGGGCGCCGACCCCAACACCCTCCAGTACACGGCGGTCAATCCGCCCGCCGAAGACCTCGATTACGCCGTCGACCTGGCCGAAGACTATCCAGGGCTCACGATCACCGGCGGTGCCGAAGACACCTTCGATCGCCTCGAAGCGCGTGGCTACGACGGCCGCGTCGCCATCCGGGTCAACCCCGGTATCGGGACCGGCCACCACGAGAAGGTCGCGACGGGCAAGGACGCCAAGTTCGGGATCCCCTACGACCGCGTGCCCCAACTCGCCGCTGATCTTCGGGACCGATTCGACCTCGTCGGAATTCATGCCCACGTAGGCAGTGGTGTGCTGACGGACGAGGTTGACGACCACGCACGCGCCCTGGGCACGGTTGCCGATCTGGCTCGCGACGTCGGTGACAGCGATCTGGAGTTCGTCGACTTTGGCGGTGGCTTCGGTGTGCCCTACCGGGAGGACGAACCGCCACTCGATATCGAAGCCGTCGCCGAGACAGTCCGCGAATCGATCGGCGACCTCGAGGCAACGGTGAAGTTCGAGCCTGGTCGGTACGTTGTCGCCGACGCGGCGCTGATCCTCACCACGGTCAATACGATCAAGGAGACTGCGGAGGCGACCGTCGTCGGCGTCGACGCCTCGCTTTCGACACTCATCCGGCCGGCGATGTTCGATTCCTACCACCCGATCCGGAACATCTCCGACCCTGATCGTGAGCCAGCGCCCGCTTCGATCGGTGGCCCGTGCTGTACCAGTGCGGATGTCTTCGCGACTGATCGGCCGGTCGCACGGCCCGAACGTGGTGACGTGCTTGCGATCGGCAACGCCGGGGCCTACGGCTACGAACTCGCGAACAATTTCCACTCCCAGCCCCGCCCCGCTGAGGTCGCAATCGACGGTGAGAGCGCACGGGTTGTTCGTCGTCGCGAGACGATGGCCGACGTCACTCGCGTCGAAGACCAGGCCTCGGGCGCGCCAGAGTCGGAGCGTGAGTGA
- a CDS encoding cysteine hydrolase family protein → MTFEPGRTAIVVVDMQNGFCHPDGNLYAPPSEDAIEPCVELVDRARAVGASVVYTRDVHPPEQFEDAHYYDEFDRWGEHVREGSWDAALVDPLADREADLTVEKHTYDAFHETQLDGWLEAHGIDDLLLCGTLANVCVLHTAGSAGLRDYRPVLVEDAIGFIEDDHREYALDHADWLFGEVTDRDSVTFA, encoded by the coding sequence ATGACATTCGAACCGGGCCGGACTGCCATCGTCGTGGTCGACATGCAGAACGGCTTCTGCCACCCCGACGGGAACCTCTACGCACCGCCGAGTGAGGATGCGATCGAACCGTGCGTCGAACTCGTCGATCGGGCGCGTGCTGTCGGCGCGTCCGTCGTCTACACGCGGGACGTACATCCACCCGAGCAGTTCGAGGACGCTCACTACTACGACGAGTTCGACCGCTGGGGTGAACACGTCCGCGAAGGCTCTTGGGACGCCGCGCTCGTCGATCCACTGGCCGACCGCGAGGCAGACCTGACCGTCGAGAAACACACCTACGACGCCTTCCACGAGACCCAACTCGACGGCTGGCTCGAAGCCCACGGGATCGACGATCTCCTGCTCTGTGGCACGCTGGCGAACGTCTGTGTCCTCCACACCGCAGGTAGTGCCGGCCTCCGGGACTATCGCCCCGTCTTGGTCGAGGACGCTATCGGATTCATCGAAGACGACCACCGGGAGTACGCACTGGATCACGCTGACTGGCTGTTCGGTGAAGTGACCGACCGGGATTCGGTCACCTTCGCCTGA
- a CDS encoding Hvo_1808 family surface protein has product MVSRTGVVVVIVAVALVGVPVAGAIGPGPAGPGPAYDTFNESQQAAGTDASPIADQQPPDPDEDVLGWENGYWYNETLDVTPEDGLNDSELEAVVARGMARVEEIRRLEFETTPPVEVIGRDDYQQRVENRTTNTTEAQELHQNVKYEALFMINESTDAVAVQASNRAGGVGGFYDPSTGEIKIVSENTETPQMNEITLSQELFHALQDQRFNVSAYNQSTRELHNAKDGIIEGDGNYVDHLYQERCDGAWNGTCLEPSGQDTPSDFQPHLGLYQILLQPYSDGPAFVEGVREDGGWDAVNAIYENPPASTEQTIHPEKYGEDEPTDVSVPDRSDERWRPVDTNGSVDYASFGEAGLYVTLWYPAFQTQGMTAIVPLQNHINYAPDGGVDQFDPYDYNHTVTAGWDGDKLVPYVTDQSSETNETGYVYKMAWDSPEDATEFQTAYEELLQFNGAEPVDGRIGTYRIPDGQEFGDAFYLNQTDDQLVVVNAPSVEDLSAVRDGAAPDGEPTPTEASGSTTTTTSGDGFTVLTVLLAVVGLVGIATRHR; this is encoded by the coding sequence ATGGTTTCCCGAACTGGAGTGGTCGTGGTCATCGTCGCAGTCGCACTGGTCGGCGTGCCGGTGGCTGGGGCGATCGGTCCCGGTCCCGCTGGTCCTGGCCCTGCCTACGATACGTTCAACGAGTCCCAGCAGGCTGCTGGCACGGATGCGAGCCCCATTGCGGACCAGCAGCCACCCGATCCCGACGAGGACGTACTGGGCTGGGAGAACGGCTACTGGTACAACGAGACCCTCGACGTGACGCCCGAAGACGGGCTGAACGACTCGGAACTCGAGGCCGTTGTCGCCCGTGGAATGGCTCGGGTCGAAGAGATTCGTCGCCTCGAGTTCGAGACGACACCGCCGGTCGAGGTCATCGGTCGTGACGACTATCAACAGCGCGTCGAGAACCGGACGACGAATACGACCGAGGCCCAGGAACTTCACCAGAACGTCAAGTACGAGGCCCTGTTCATGATCAACGAGTCGACGGATGCCGTCGCGGTCCAGGCCAGCAACCGCGCGGGTGGCGTCGGCGGATTCTACGATCCCTCGACGGGCGAAATCAAGATCGTCTCCGAGAACACGGAGACGCCACAGATGAACGAGATCACACTCTCCCAGGAGCTGTTTCACGCCCTGCAGGACCAGCGATTCAACGTCTCTGCCTACAACCAGTCGACGCGGGAACTACACAACGCCAAAGACGGTATTATCGAAGGTGACGGCAACTACGTCGATCACCTCTATCAGGAACGCTGTGATGGAGCCTGGAACGGGACGTGTCTCGAACCGTCGGGACAGGACACGCCCTCTGACTTCCAGCCTCACCTTGGCCTCTATCAGATTCTCCTGCAGCCCTACAGCGACGGCCCGGCTTTCGTCGAGGGAGTCCGCGAGGACGGGGGATGGGACGCGGTGAACGCGATCTACGAGAACCCACCGGCCTCGACCGAGCAGACGATTCACCCGGAGAAATACGGCGAGGACGAGCCGACTGACGTATCTGTCCCAGACCGGAGTGACGAGCGGTGGCGGCCCGTAGATACCAACGGGAGTGTCGATTACGCCTCGTTTGGCGAGGCGGGATTGTACGTGACGCTGTGGTATCCTGCATTCCAGACCCAGGGGATGACTGCGATCGTTCCGTTACAGAACCACATCAACTACGCTCCCGACGGCGGGGTCGACCAGTTCGATCCGTACGATTACAACCACACCGTCACGGCGGGCTGGGACGGTGACAAACTGGTCCCGTACGTCACCGACCAATCCAGTGAGACCAACGAGACGGGCTACGTCTACAAGATGGCCTGGGACTCGCCCGAGGACGCCACCGAATTCCAGACCGCCTACGAGGAACTCCTCCAGTTCAACGGTGCCGAGCCCGTCGACGGCCGGATAGGGACCTACCGCATTCCAGACGGGCAGGAATTCGGTGACGCGTTCTACCTCAACCAGACTGACGACCAACTGGTGGTCGTCAACGCGCCAAGCGTCGAGGACCTCTCTGCGGTCAGGGACGGCGCCGCTCCCGACGGTGAGCCGACGCCGACTGAGGCTTCCGGGTCCACGACCACGACAACGTCCGGTGACGGATTCACGGTCCTCACAGTGTTGCTTGCCGTCGTTGGGCTAGTTGGGATCGCCACTCGCCACCGATAA
- a CDS encoding Hvo_1808 family surface protein, producing the protein MRAERTELLAVLAVAMLALQPVTVGATQAGVSTAQFDDQSVAVGADGEAAVVASPPDPESDRLGWENGVWYNESINVDASDGIDREEASRLLNRTMARVEVIRGVEFDEPVDLNFINRSSYAAYAESFAVDPLSANVQLEALGFRGEDRNATAAIRERQSGFAAAFVVPQSVPQLDLQAGDVTIVVDEGQASFSELTLGHELVHALQVQELNVTFRGTNQTTDAFNARRGLIEGDASHVGYLYERRCGADWECVTPATGGGQRFSDAAVGLSILNYVQYSNGAEFVATLRERGGWDAVNDAYDSFPTSTEQVIHPQTYRSDQPQTVAVPDRSSAGWQPLTVDGQSAADTIGQAGLYTMLWFPSYESGMSVVMPRSAPFNQSLRAQSPFFYDYDADATNGWDGDKLVPYVTDESSETNETGYVWSTVWDSQADATAFEDAYVEILKYRGAEPVAGHENTYRIPDEKTYGDAFYINQTADRLVIVNAPSVPALSDVRSGAAPEGAAPTPTETETPTETATTTRTTTATPPSTTTAGDSTEQPTDATTTSGPGLGFVAALLALLGFVAAGRR; encoded by the coding sequence ATGCGAGCCGAGCGCACAGAACTCCTGGCTGTCCTCGCTGTTGCAATGCTGGCTCTCCAACCAGTGACGGTCGGGGCGACACAGGCAGGTGTCTCGACGGCACAGTTCGACGATCAATCCGTGGCAGTGGGGGCTGACGGGGAAGCGGCCGTTGTGGCGAGCCCGCCCGATCCGGAGTCGGATCGGCTTGGGTGGGAGAACGGCGTGTGGTACAACGAATCCATCAACGTCGACGCTTCCGACGGGATCGACAGGGAAGAGGCGTCCCGGTTGTTAAACCGGACGATGGCCCGCGTCGAGGTGATCCGCGGCGTGGAGTTCGACGAACCAGTCGACCTCAACTTCATCAATCGAAGCTCCTACGCGGCGTACGCCGAATCGTTCGCGGTCGATCCGCTGTCGGCGAACGTTCAACTGGAGGCCCTCGGGTTCCGGGGCGAAGATCGGAACGCGACGGCTGCAATCAGAGAACGCCAGAGTGGGTTTGCGGCCGCGTTCGTGGTCCCACAGTCCGTGCCGCAACTCGACTTACAGGCCGGTGACGTCACGATCGTCGTCGACGAAGGACAGGCATCGTTCTCGGAGCTGACACTCGGTCACGAACTCGTCCACGCGCTGCAAGTCCAGGAACTGAACGTCACCTTCCGGGGAACCAATCAGACGACGGACGCGTTCAACGCCCGCCGAGGACTGATCGAGGGTGACGCCAGCCACGTGGGCTATCTGTACGAACGGCGCTGTGGGGCCGACTGGGAGTGTGTCACGCCGGCAACCGGCGGCGGCCAGAGGTTCTCGGATGCGGCTGTGGGTCTCTCCATCCTCAATTACGTCCAGTACAGCAACGGGGCCGAGTTTGTCGCTACACTGCGTGAACGCGGGGGCTGGGACGCTGTCAACGACGCCTACGATAGTTTCCCTACCAGCACTGAGCAAGTCATTCATCCCCAGACGTACCGCTCGGACCAGCCCCAGACGGTGGCCGTGCCCGATCGGAGCAGTGCCGGCTGGCAGCCGCTCACCGTCGATGGCCAGTCGGCAGCGGACACGATCGGCCAAGCGGGGCTGTACACGATGCTGTGGTTCCCGAGCTACGAGTCCGGTATGTCGGTCGTCATGCCCCGATCAGCGCCATTCAATCAGTCGCTTCGTGCTCAATCGCCGTTCTTCTACGATTACGATGCCGACGCGACCAACGGCTGGGACGGTGACAAACTGGTACCGTACGTGACCGACGAGTCAAGCGAGACCAACGAGACGGGCTACGTCTGGTCGACGGTCTGGGACAGCCAGGCTGACGCGACAGCCTTCGAAGACGCTTACGTCGAGATCCTCAAATACCGTGGCGCGGAGCCAGTTGCTGGCCACGAGAACACCTACCGGATCCCCGACGAGAAGACCTACGGTGACGCGTTTTACATCAATCAGACGGCCGATCGCCTGGTGATCGTCAACGCGCCCAGCGTGCCGGCGTTGTCCGACGTACGTTCGGGGGCTGCCCCGGAGGGTGCAGCGCCGACGCCGACGGAGACAGAAACGCCGACCGAAACAGCGACCACGACCCGGACGACGACAGCGACGCCGCCCTCGACGACCACCGCTGGTGATAGCACTGAGCAGCCCACCGACGCCACGACGACCAGCGGCCCCGGGCTCGGATTCGTGGCCGCGCTGCTTGCCCTTCTCGGATTTGTCGCCGCTGGTCGACGCTGA
- the dapB gene encoding 4-hydroxy-tetrahydrodipicolinate reductase, with protein sequence MIRIGVSGAAGRMGRTVIETAADREDVAVVVAIDDADAEMVAEKPVHDPADVPALLATHEPDAMVDFSVPAATASLADACGEAGVPLVTGTTGLTDDQRAALEAISEDVPVLKAANFARGIQALLETVRAAASALPGYDTELTETHHNGKQDAPSGTAETILDALAEERDFEETYGREGIQPREDGEVGVHVRRAGDVRGEHEIMFAGNDEVLTLTHRAEDRGVFAAGALDAAVWLDGRDQGFYTFGDVIEG encoded by the coding sequence ATGATCCGCATTGGCGTCTCCGGCGCGGCCGGACGCATGGGACGGACGGTTATCGAGACAGCGGCCGATCGGGAGGACGTGGCAGTCGTCGTCGCGATCGACGACGCGGACGCCGAGATGGTTGCCGAGAAACCTGTCCACGACCCCGCGGACGTTCCAGCATTACTGGCGACCCACGAACCCGACGCGATGGTCGACTTTTCGGTCCCGGCCGCGACAGCTTCCCTGGCAGACGCCTGTGGTGAGGCTGGCGTCCCGTTGGTCACTGGCACGACGGGGCTGACCGACGACCAACGTGCCGCCCTCGAAGCGATCAGCGAAGACGTCCCGGTACTGAAAGCAGCGAACTTCGCGCGCGGCATTCAGGCGCTGCTGGAGACGGTACGGGCGGCCGCCAGCGCGCTCCCGGGCTATGACACCGAACTGACCGAGACCCACCATAACGGGAAACAGGACGCGCCAAGCGGCACCGCTGAGACTATCCTCGACGCCCTCGCCGAGGAGCGTGACTTCGAGGAGACCTATGGCCGTGAGGGGATACAACCGCGTGAAGATGGGGAGGTCGGTGTCCACGTCCGACGGGCCGGTGACGTCCGCGGCGAGCACGAGATCATGTTCGCCGGCAACGACGAGGTGCTAACGCTGACCCACCGCGCCGAGGATCGCGGCGTCTTCGCCGCTGGCGCACTCGATGCTGCCGTCTGGCTCGATGGCCGCGATCAGGGATTCTATACCTTCGGGGACGTAATCGAGGGCTAA
- a CDS encoding Hvo_1808 family surface protein, which produces MVSRHLVAALIAALVVGTAVAPTAASVAATPGIDSEAIDSPAGANDSALGDASQSDPSSDRLGWENGYWYNETLDVTPEDGLNNSELEAVVARSMARVEQIRRLEFETTVSVDVVSRDTYRDQWGTNASTPNTSTANRLHQNVKWEAMLSIGEDTDAVAGYQSTQSATVGGFYSPANEQIVVVSANESVPKMDEITLSQELFHALQDQRFDLSFDRPTQEGHNAADGIVEGDANLVDRLYQQRCVAEWDCLQSGTGTDGADGETDREGDSEPAINYGVYLTQYQPYSDGPAFVTEIRATGGWDAVNDVYEQLPVSTEQTIHPEMYPDERPHNLTFTDTSAAAWHVPDLGNGSPEYARFGQAGLSAMFMRPVFASGGTATPVVGPLAIYNFTARGDVSSVDPLNYGLDVTNGWDNDRLYPYVRNDSATTNETGYVWKTAWDSQADAAEFAQGYTDLLAYYGAQPVDGHRDTYWIPEDKAFGDAFYLDQTGDQLVIVNAPNVTALSAVRAGAARSAEATTPPSNGTAAQPPTTTSGPGFVATGAVFSLCVIAGLAVWRDRDG; this is translated from the coding sequence ATGGTCTCTCGTCATCTCGTCGCCGCCCTGATAGCCGCTCTGGTGGTGGGGACGGCCGTCGCACCGACAGCCGCCTCGGTCGCGGCCACACCGGGAATCGACAGCGAGGCAATCGACTCGCCCGCTGGGGCGAATGACTCTGCCCTTGGAGACGCTTCCCAGTCGGACCCCTCGTCGGATCGTCTCGGGTGGGAGAACGGCTACTGGTACAACGAGACCCTCGACGTGACGCCCGAGGACGGGCTGAACAACTCGGAACTCGAGGCCGTCGTCGCCCGGTCGATGGCCCGCGTCGAGCAGATTCGGCGCCTGGAGTTCGAGACGACGGTGAGTGTCGACGTCGTTTCCCGAGACACATACCGCGACCAGTGGGGAACGAACGCGAGCACGCCGAACACGTCGACGGCCAATCGCCTCCACCAGAACGTCAAGTGGGAGGCGATGCTTTCGATCGGCGAAGACACGGATGCGGTGGCTGGTTACCAGTCGACACAGTCGGCGACCGTGGGTGGGTTTTACTCGCCCGCCAACGAGCAGATCGTCGTCGTCTCGGCAAACGAGTCAGTCCCGAAAATGGACGAGATCACCCTCTCACAGGAACTGTTTCACGCCCTGCAGGACCAGCGGTTCGACCTCTCGTTCGACCGGCCGACACAGGAGGGACACAACGCCGCCGATGGGATCGTCGAAGGTGATGCCAACCTCGTCGATCGACTGTACCAACAGCGCTGTGTGGCCGAGTGGGACTGTCTCCAGTCCGGGACCGGCACGGACGGTGCCGACGGCGAGACGGATCGCGAGGGCGACAGTGAGCCAGCTATCAATTACGGCGTCTATCTGACTCAGTACCAGCCCTACAGCGACGGTCCCGCCTTCGTCACCGAGATCCGCGCCACGGGCGGGTGGGATGCGGTCAACGACGTCTACGAGCAGCTCCCGGTCTCGACCGAGCAGACGATTCACCCCGAGATGTACCCCGATGAACGGCCGCACAATCTCACGTTCACCGACACCAGCGCGGCCGCCTGGCACGTCCCTGATCTCGGGAATGGCAGCCCCGAGTACGCTCGATTCGGCCAGGCTGGCCTCAGTGCCATGTTCATGCGGCCGGTCTTCGCCAGTGGTGGCACGGCGACACCCGTCGTCGGGCCGCTTGCGATCTACAATTTCACGGCTCGCGGTGACGTCAGCAGTGTCGATCCACTCAACTACGGTCTCGACGTCACGAACGGCTGGGACAACGACCGGCTATACCCCTACGTGAGAAACGATTCCGCAACGACCAACGAGACGGGCTACGTCTGGAAGACGGCCTGGGATAGCCAGGCAGACGCCGCCGAGTTTGCCCAGGGGTATACGGACCTGCTTGCCTACTACGGTGCCCAGCCAGTCGATGGCCACCGAGACACCTACTGGATCCCCGAGGACAAGGCGTTCGGCGACGCGTTTTATCTCGATCAGACTGGCGACCAGCTCGTGATCGTCAACGCGCCCAACGTCACTGCGCTGTCGGCAGTCAGGGCCGGCGCTGCTCGGAGTGCCGAGGCGACGACCCCTCCCAGCAACGGGACCGCCGCCCAGCCACCCACGACCACCAGCGGTCCTGGATTCGTCGCTACCGGGGCTGTGTTCAGTCTGTGTGTGATAGCTGGGCTTGCTGTGTGGCGCGATCGGGACGGGTAA
- the dapA gene encoding 4-hydroxy-tetrahydrodipicolinate synthase gives MTAPPPFEGVYPAMTTPFTEDESIDFEQLRANAKRLEAAGVDGLVPVGSTGESATLSHDEHVQVIEAVIDAVADVPVIAGTGSNNTQEALSLSRRAADAGADALLLISPYYNKPEQQGLLDHYRTIAAAIDLPQIVYNVPSRTGRNIEPDTAVALAEHENIQAFKAASGDLGQISEIIERTREMDVAILSGDDPLTVPMLSIGATGAISVVANVEPVRTCAMVGAALAGDFERARQLHHELGPLARALFVETNPIPVKEAMAMRGLGSPVLRSPLTRLSEHHRKHLKETLGALEPIDVETPVETTDR, from the coding sequence ATGACAGCGCCACCGCCGTTCGAGGGTGTCTATCCGGCGATGACGACACCGTTCACCGAGGACGAAAGTATCGACTTCGAGCAACTCCGGGCCAACGCAAAGCGTCTCGAAGCGGCGGGCGTGGATGGACTCGTCCCCGTCGGTTCTACCGGTGAGAGTGCGACCCTCTCCCACGACGAACACGTCCAGGTTATCGAGGCCGTTATCGACGCCGTTGCGGACGTCCCCGTGATCGCCGGAACGGGCTCGAACAACACCCAGGAAGCGCTTTCGCTGTCACGGCGAGCAGCCGACGCTGGCGCTGACGCCCTCTTGCTCATCTCGCCGTATTACAACAAGCCCGAACAACAGGGGCTGTTGGACCACTACCGGACGATCGCTGCTGCAATCGATCTCCCACAGATCGTCTACAACGTCCCCTCTCGAACGGGCCGAAACATCGAGCCCGATACCGCGGTCGCACTCGCCGAACACGAGAACATTCAGGCGTTCAAGGCAGCCTCGGGAGACCTCGGGCAGATCTCTGAGATCATCGAACGGACCCGCGAGATGGATGTTGCGATTCTGTCGGGCGACGATCCGCTGACGGTCCCGATGCTGTCGATCGGTGCGACCGGTGCGATCAGCGTCGTCGCGAACGTCGAACCGGTCCGGACGTGTGCGATGGTCGGTGCGGCGCTGGCTGGGGATTTCGAACGCGCTCGGCAACTCCACCACGAACTCGGTCCGCTTGCCCGTGCGCTGTTCGTCGAAACCAACCCGATTCCGGTCAAAGAAGCGATGGCGATGCGGGGTCTGGGTTCGCCGGTGCTTCGATCGCCGCTGACGCGATTGTCCGAGCACCACCGCAAGCACCTCAAAGAGACGCTTGGGGCTCTCGAGCCCATCGATGTCGAGACACCAGTCGAGACGACGGACCGATAG